The Amycolatopsis viridis genome window below encodes:
- the mltG gene encoding endolytic transglycosylase MltG — protein sequence MPRRPPSRRPAPPDYGLDLFDERPPSPPRRPSRPTRPVRPPRPPQPPPDESPTEIIRLDDDYDYDDFDDYPENAEEVRAEPEYIDPDDPDDPDDDEPVGTGRRRRPLRWLVALVVLALIGGGAWYGIDAVFGYDDYQGTGESDVLIQINAGDSTGAIGQELAASGVVASAKAFVKASEDNSKVLSLQPGYYVLKTKMSGAAAAAKLTQDGSRVGVLQVRAGTQLDDITQPDGTVTPGVFSLLAKASCADLNGRSTCITAQQLRDIAARADLVALGVPDWAASVVSASTDARRIEGLVAPGVYDVKPGWTATELLSNVLRTSASRIQAAGLTGTAKFQGRTPYETLVVASLIEREAIKPDFANVAQVIYNRLGKAMRLQLDSTVNYLLDKPVVTTTDEDRNRPGPYNTYRIAGLPPTPISSPSVEAIHAAEQPTQGGYIYFVKCEKNGQSCFATTDLEHLQNITLARQRGAY from the coding sequence GTGCCCCGCCGTCCGCCGTCGCGCCGTCCGGCGCCGCCCGACTACGGCCTCGACCTGTTCGACGAGCGGCCGCCGTCCCCACCGCGCCGGCCCAGCCGTCCCACCCGGCCGGTTCGTCCCCCTCGTCCGCCGCAGCCGCCGCCGGACGAGTCGCCGACGGAGATCATCCGGCTGGACGACGACTACGACTACGACGATTTCGACGACTACCCGGAGAACGCGGAGGAAGTCCGGGCCGAACCGGAGTACATCGACCCGGACGATCCGGACGACCCGGACGACGACGAACCCGTCGGCACCGGGCGCAGGCGCAGACCGCTGCGCTGGCTGGTCGCGCTGGTGGTGCTGGCACTCATCGGCGGCGGCGCGTGGTACGGCATCGACGCGGTCTTCGGCTACGACGACTACCAGGGCACCGGTGAGTCCGACGTCCTGATCCAGATCAACGCCGGCGACTCCACCGGTGCCATCGGCCAGGAGCTGGCCGCGTCCGGTGTGGTCGCCAGCGCGAAGGCGTTCGTCAAGGCCAGCGAGGACAACTCGAAGGTGCTGAGCCTGCAACCCGGCTACTACGTCCTGAAGACGAAGATGTCCGGGGCCGCCGCGGCGGCGAAGCTCACGCAGGACGGCTCGCGCGTCGGCGTGCTGCAGGTGCGGGCCGGCACCCAGCTGGACGACATCACCCAGCCCGACGGCACGGTGACGCCCGGCGTGTTCTCGCTGCTGGCGAAGGCTTCCTGCGCCGACCTCAACGGCAGGAGCACCTGCATCACCGCGCAGCAGCTGCGGGACATCGCGGCGCGAGCCGACCTGGTCGCGCTCGGCGTGCCGGACTGGGCCGCGTCCGTCGTGTCGGCGTCCACCGACGCCCGGCGTATCGAGGGGCTGGTCGCGCCGGGCGTCTACGACGTCAAGCCCGGCTGGACCGCGACCGAGCTGCTGTCGAACGTGCTCCGGACGTCGGCGAGCCGCATCCAGGCTGCCGGGCTGACCGGCACGGCCAAGTTCCAGGGCCGCACTCCGTACGAGACGCTCGTCGTCGCCTCGCTGATCGAGCGTGAGGCCATCAAACCGGACTTCGCCAACGTCGCTCAGGTCATCTACAACCGGCTCGGCAAGGCCATGCGGCTGCAGCTGGATTCGACGGTGAACTACCTGCTGGACAAGCCGGTCGTGACCACGACCGACGAGGACCGCAACCGCCCCGGCCCGTACAACACGTACCGGATCGCCGGGCTGCCGCCGACGCCGATCTCCTCACCGAGCGTGGAAGCCATCCACGCCGCCGAACAACCCACCCAGGGCGGCTACATCTACTTCGTCAAGTGCGAGAAGAACGGCCAGTCCTGCTTCGCCACCACGGACCTGGAACACCTGCAGAACATCACCCTTGCGAGGCAGCGCGGTGCCTACTGA
- a CDS encoding shikimate dehydrogenase: protein MLGKPVAHSLSPVLHRAAYAALGLDGWSYERIEVDAEGLPGFVRGLGPEWAGLSVTMPGKRAALDFAVRATGRAVAAGAANTLVRTAEGWLADCTDVDGVAGALRCAGGFSGGGTGLVLGAGGTAAATVVAFAELGVRRVVLVVRDPARAAETVAAAGRAGIEADVRGWAEADFGKLAADAAVLVNTVPPAAVAEHAAELAAAPCVLDVIYHPWPTPLAEAAAARGGRVATGLDMLLHQAFGQVEHFTGRPAPREAMRTALREATGSVLPLPIG from the coding sequence GTGCTCGGCAAGCCGGTGGCGCATTCGCTGTCGCCGGTGCTGCACCGAGCGGCGTACGCGGCGCTGGGCCTGGACGGCTGGAGCTACGAGCGGATCGAGGTCGACGCCGAGGGGCTGCCCGGGTTCGTGCGCGGGCTCGGCCCGGAGTGGGCGGGGCTGTCGGTGACCATGCCGGGCAAGCGGGCCGCGCTGGACTTCGCCGTCCGGGCGACCGGCCGGGCCGTGGCCGCCGGTGCGGCGAACACCCTGGTCCGCACCGCGGAGGGGTGGCTGGCCGACTGCACCGACGTGGACGGGGTCGCCGGCGCGCTGCGGTGCGCGGGCGGGTTCAGCGGCGGCGGCACCGGCCTGGTCCTGGGCGCCGGTGGCACGGCGGCCGCGACGGTCGTCGCGTTCGCCGAGCTCGGGGTCCGGCGCGTGGTGCTGGTGGTCCGCGACCCCGCCCGTGCGGCGGAGACCGTGGCGGCGGCGGGCCGGGCCGGGATCGAGGCGGACGTGCGCGGATGGGCCGAGGCGGACTTCGGCAAGCTCGCCGCGGACGCGGCGGTGCTGGTGAACACGGTGCCGCCGGCGGCGGTCGCGGAGCACGCGGCGGAACTGGCGGCGGCGCCGTGCGTGCTCGACGTGATCTACCACCCGTGGCCGACCCCGCTGGCCGAGGCCGCCGCCGCCCGCGGGGGCCGGGTCGCCACCGGACTGGACATGCTGCTGCACCAGGCGTTCGGGCAGGTCGAGCACTTCACCGGCCGCCCGGCCCCCCGCGAAGCGATGCGCACCGCCCTGCGCGAGGCCACCGGCAGCGTCTTGCCGCTGCCCATCGGATGA
- a CDS encoding D-2-hydroxyacid dehydrogenase family protein encodes MKIVVLDDYQDVARSLADWDSLGAEVEVITSFIGDHDELVRRLAGAEVVVAMRERTRFTAQLLDRLPDLKLLVSTGRRNAAIDLKATERLGITVCGTGYLPHPTAEHTWALVLAAQRHLETELAAMRDGAWQSTVGTGLHGKTLGLLGLGNLGQRVAQVGQAFGMETIAWSQNLTSERAAEHGVTAVSKEDLFARSDVLSIHLVLSKRTRGLVGAAELAAMKPGALLVNTSRGPIVDEQALLDALRARRIRAALDVYDIEPLPADHPLRAMRNATLTPHLGYVTREVYEIFYRDAVADIAAWREGNPVRVMTL; translated from the coding sequence ATGAAGATCGTGGTGCTGGACGACTACCAGGATGTCGCGCGGAGCCTCGCGGACTGGGACTCGCTGGGGGCCGAGGTCGAGGTGATCACCTCCTTCATCGGCGACCACGACGAGCTGGTCCGGCGGCTCGCCGGTGCCGAGGTCGTGGTCGCGATGCGGGAGCGCACCCGGTTCACCGCGCAGCTGCTGGACCGGCTGCCGGACCTGAAGCTGCTGGTCAGCACCGGCCGCCGGAACGCCGCCATCGATCTGAAGGCCACCGAGCGGCTGGGCATCACCGTCTGCGGCACCGGCTACCTGCCGCACCCGACGGCCGAGCACACCTGGGCGCTCGTCCTCGCCGCGCAGCGCCACCTGGAGACCGAGCTGGCCGCGATGCGTGACGGTGCGTGGCAGTCCACGGTGGGTACCGGCCTGCACGGCAAGACACTCGGCCTGCTCGGTCTGGGCAACCTGGGCCAGCGGGTGGCGCAGGTCGGTCAGGCGTTCGGGATGGAGACCATCGCGTGGAGCCAGAACCTCACCTCGGAACGGGCGGCCGAGCACGGTGTCACAGCAGTGTCCAAAGAGGACTTGTTCGCCCGGTCCGACGTGTTGTCCATCCACCTGGTGCTGTCCAAGCGCACCCGCGGTCTGGTCGGTGCCGCGGAACTCGCCGCGATGAAGCCGGGGGCGCTGCTCGTCAACACCTCCCGCGGACCGATCGTCGACGAGCAGGCACTGCTGGACGCCCTGCGGGCCCGGCGGATCCGCGCCGCGCTGGACGTCTACGACATCGAACCCTTGCCGGCGGACCACCCGCTGCGCGCGATGCGCAACGCGACGCTGACCCCGCACCTGGGTTACGTCACGCGCGAGGTGTACGAGATCTTCTACCGCGACGCGGTGGCGGATATCGCCGCCTGGCGGGAGGGCAACCCGGTGCGCGTCATGACGCTGTGA
- a CDS encoding serine hydrolase domain-containing protein, producing MRSLERIDQWPAPHAAAAVVRADGTVAGSHGDTARTFRLASVTKLLTAYATLIAVEEGVVELDTPAGPEGSTVRHLLAHTAGLGFDSDRVLAAPGTRRMYSNAGFAVLGEALAQHSGIPFAGYLSEAVLAPLGMTSTRLDGSPGAGGVSCVDDLVRFAAELQAPKLIAEATLREATSVAFPGLTGVLPGLGHQKPNDWGLGFEIRDSKSPHWTGAASSPRTFGHFGQSGTFLWVDPDAGAACVVLTDLDFGPWAIEAWPPFTDAVLAELRG from the coding sequence ATGCGCAGCCTGGAGCGGATCGATCAGTGGCCGGCCCCGCACGCGGCGGCGGCCGTCGTGCGGGCGGACGGAACGGTGGCCGGCAGCCACGGCGACACGGCGCGGACGTTCCGGCTGGCCTCGGTGACCAAGCTGCTCACCGCCTACGCGACGCTGATCGCGGTGGAGGAGGGCGTGGTCGAGCTGGACACGCCCGCCGGTCCCGAGGGCTCGACCGTCCGGCACCTGCTCGCGCACACCGCCGGCCTCGGCTTCGACTCCGATCGCGTGCTGGCCGCGCCCGGCACCCGCCGCATGTACTCCAACGCCGGGTTCGCCGTCCTCGGCGAGGCACTGGCGCAGCACTCGGGCATCCCGTTCGCCGGCTACCTGTCCGAGGCGGTGCTCGCCCCGCTCGGCATGACCTCGACCCGCCTGGACGGCTCGCCCGGCGCGGGCGGCGTGTCCTGTGTGGACGATCTGGTGCGGTTCGCGGCGGAACTGCAGGCGCCCAAGCTGATCGCCGAGGCGACGCTGCGGGAGGCGACCTCCGTCGCGTTCCCCGGCCTGACCGGGGTCCTGCCCGGCCTGGGGCACCAGAAGCCCAACGACTGGGGGCTGGGGTTCGAGATCCGCGACTCCAAGAGTCCACACTGGACCGGCGCGGCCAGCTCGCCGCGCACCTTCGGGCACTTCGGCCAGTCCGGCACGTTCCTGTGGGTGGACCCGGACGCCGGAGCCGCGTGCGTGGTGCTGACCGACCTGGACTTCGGTCCGTGGGCCATCGAGGCGTGGCCCCCGTTCACCGACGCGGTGCTCGCCGAACTGCGCGGCTGA
- a CDS encoding HPr family phosphocarrier protein has translation MPHRRVTVASKVGLHARPAALVAKTAAAQAVPVTIAKDGGEPVPAGSLLSLMTLAAAHGDEVVVAAEGDGAQAAVDAVADLVASDLDA, from the coding sequence ATGCCGCACCGACGTGTGACGGTGGCCAGCAAGGTGGGCCTGCACGCCCGGCCCGCCGCGCTGGTGGCGAAGACCGCGGCCGCGCAGGCGGTGCCGGTGACGATCGCCAAGGACGGCGGCGAACCGGTGCCGGCCGGCAGCCTGCTCAGCCTGATGACACTCGCGGCGGCGCACGGGGACGAGGTGGTCGTCGCCGCCGAGGGTGACGGCGCCCAGGCCGCCGTGGACGCGGTCGCCGACCTGGTCGCCAGCGACCTCGACGCCTGA
- a CDS encoding PTS transporter subunit EIIC, whose protein sequence is MAGLQRFGRSLMLPIATLPAAGLLSRLGQDDLLGKDGLGWDKVAAVLAAAGGGLFDWLPLLFAVGIAVGFTRKGDGSTGVAAVVGFVVFNKVVQVFAPISDLAGFKQGWYLQPIKWPYSVLGGIVVGLVTAVLWQRFHRVKLPPYLAFFGGRRFVPIINSLVLLLIGVVFGLVFPAVDHAMHWLGDTVTGNAVAGGGVYGLLNRLLLPVGLHQLINVPVWFIFNGGDITNFFNGDPHAGVFTTGFFPVFMFALPAAALAIWRTARPGQRKVTGGLMIAGALTSFLTGVTEPIEFAFMFVAWPLYLIHAVLTGLSHALCNALDIHLGFSFSAGVIDFALNSTAPAAHRAWLIIPIGLVYAVIYYFLFRWVITKWNLRTPGREDDTEQAAPADEQPRSSGQAQ, encoded by the coding sequence ATGGCGGGGCTGCAGCGCTTCGGCCGCAGCCTCATGCTGCCCATCGCCACGCTGCCGGCCGCCGGCCTGCTCAGCCGGCTCGGGCAGGACGACCTGCTCGGCAAGGACGGCCTGGGCTGGGACAAGGTCGCCGCCGTGCTCGCCGCGGCGGGCGGGGGCCTGTTCGACTGGCTGCCCCTGCTGTTCGCCGTCGGCATCGCCGTCGGGTTCACGCGCAAGGGCGACGGCTCGACCGGTGTCGCCGCCGTCGTCGGGTTCGTGGTGTTCAACAAGGTCGTGCAGGTGTTCGCACCGATCAGCGATCTGGCGGGGTTCAAGCAGGGCTGGTACCTCCAGCCGATCAAGTGGCCCTACAGCGTGCTGGGCGGCATCGTCGTCGGCCTGGTCACGGCGGTGCTGTGGCAACGGTTCCACCGCGTGAAGCTGCCGCCGTACCTGGCGTTCTTCGGCGGCCGGCGGTTCGTGCCGATCATCAACTCGCTGGTGCTGCTGCTGATCGGGGTCGTGTTCGGCCTGGTCTTCCCCGCCGTGGACCACGCCATGCACTGGCTCGGCGACACGGTCACCGGCAACGCGGTCGCCGGTGGCGGCGTGTACGGCCTGCTCAACCGCCTGCTGCTGCCGGTGGGCCTGCACCAGCTGATCAACGTGCCGGTGTGGTTCATCTTCAACGGCGGCGACATCACCAACTTCTTCAACGGCGATCCGCACGCGGGGGTGTTCACCACCGGCTTCTTCCCGGTCTTCATGTTCGCGCTGCCGGCCGCGGCGCTGGCGATCTGGCGGACCGCGCGGCCCGGGCAGCGCAAGGTGACCGGCGGCCTCATGATCGCCGGCGCGCTCACCTCGTTCCTGACCGGCGTGACCGAGCCGATCGAGTTCGCGTTCATGTTCGTGGCCTGGCCGCTGTACCTCATCCACGCGGTGCTCACCGGCTTGTCGCACGCCCTCTGCAACGCGCTGGACATCCACCTCGGGTTCTCGTTCTCGGCCGGGGTCATCGACTTCGCGCTGAACTCGACAGCGCCGGCGGCCCACCGCGCGTGGCTGATCATCCCGATCGGCCTCGTCTACGCGGTGATCTACTACTTCCTGTTCCGGTGGGTGATCACCAAGTGGAACCTGCGCACGCCCGGCCGGGAGGACGACACCGAGCAGGCGGCCCCGGCCGACGAGCAGCCGCGCTCGTCCGGCCAGGCCCAGTGA
- a CDS encoding GntR family transcriptional regulator: MPQTVTPATPASTTDRVVDGPTPKHAQLREILRRAIERELPPGSPIPSERDLAERYQVSRLTVRSAIGKLVEEGLLTRARGKGTFTATRRMELQLYLMSFTDDMRRRGLTPATELLHCGSEAPPPETAGALGLAPRQPAYRLVRRRRADGVPLAVERGWYHPRRVPGLPDLDLTSSLYDQLAQHYDLRLDHARQTVRSEAADRETARLLGIRAGDPLLVFRRVSSASGVPVEDMTSWYRGDRYEVTMQLDRTVPAEHGGNP; the protein is encoded by the coding sequence GTGCCGCAGACCGTGACCCCGGCGACCCCCGCGTCCACCACCGACCGCGTGGTGGACGGGCCGACACCGAAACACGCGCAGCTGCGGGAAATCCTGCGCCGCGCGATCGAGCGCGAACTGCCGCCCGGCTCGCCGATCCCGTCGGAGCGGGATCTCGCCGAGCGGTACCAGGTGTCCCGGCTGACCGTGCGCTCGGCGATCGGCAAGCTCGTCGAGGAGGGCCTGCTCACCCGCGCCCGGGGCAAGGGCACCTTCACCGCGACCCGGCGGATGGAGCTGCAGCTCTACCTCATGTCCTTCACCGACGACATGCGCCGCCGCGGGCTGACCCCGGCCACCGAACTGCTGCACTGCGGCAGCGAGGCCCCGCCACCGGAAACCGCCGGCGCGCTCGGGCTGGCGCCGCGCCAACCGGCGTACCGGCTGGTACGCCGCCGCCGCGCCGACGGCGTCCCGCTGGCGGTGGAGCGCGGCTGGTACCACCCGCGCCGGGTGCCCGGATTGCCGGATCTGGACCTGACCTCCTCGCTGTACGACCAGCTCGCACAGCACTACGACCTCCGCTTGGACCACGCCCGGCAGACGGTGCGGTCGGAAGCGGCGGACCGGGAGACCGCGCGGCTGCTCGGCATCCGCGCCGGCGACCCGCTCCTGGTCTTCCGCCGGGTCTCCAGTGCGTCCGGAGTCCCGGTGGAGGACATGACCTCGTGGTACCGGGGCGACCGGTACGAGGTGACCATGCAACTCGACCGCACAGTCCCCGCCGAACACGGAGGTAACCCGTGA
- a CDS encoding glucose PTS transporter subunit EIIB — MADDRPERILAALGGADNVVEIEGCITRLRCELEDGSLVDEAALKAAGAHGVMKVGSVVQVVVGPEADTIAGDIQDLM, encoded by the coding sequence GTGGCGGACGACAGGCCGGAAAGGATTCTCGCGGCACTGGGTGGCGCGGACAACGTCGTCGAGATCGAAGGCTGCATCACGCGGCTGCGCTGCGAGCTCGAGGACGGCTCGCTGGTGGACGAGGCCGCGCTCAAGGCGGCCGGCGCGCACGGCGTGATGAAGGTGGGTTCGGTGGTGCAGGTCGTCGTCGGCCCCGAGGCGGACACCATCGCCGGCGACATCCAGGACCTGATGTGA
- a CDS encoding PTS sugar transporter subunit IIA, which produces MSVVVLSPVAGRVTPLSGVPDPVFAQAMVGPGVAVLPAGGRQDALSPVSGTVVTLHPHAFVVATEGGQGVLVHLGIDTVQQKGEGFTLHVVKGESVRAGQLLISWDPDAVAAAGYSPIVPVVALDADAQALTGLPAGGGITAGEQLFSWD; this is translated from the coding sequence GTGAGCGTGGTGGTGCTGAGCCCGGTCGCCGGGCGGGTCACACCCCTGTCCGGGGTGCCGGACCCGGTGTTCGCGCAGGCGATGGTCGGGCCCGGCGTCGCGGTGCTGCCGGCCGGCGGACGGCAGGACGCGCTCAGCCCGGTCAGCGGCACCGTCGTCACGCTGCACCCGCACGCCTTCGTCGTCGCCACCGAGGGCGGCCAGGGCGTGCTGGTGCACCTGGGCATCGACACGGTGCAGCAGAAGGGTGAGGGCTTCACCCTGCACGTGGTCAAGGGCGAGTCGGTGCGCGCCGGACAGCTGCTGATCAGCTGGGACCCGGACGCGGTTGCCGCCGCGGGCTACTCACCGATCGTGCCGGTGGTGGCGCTGGACGCGGACGCGCAGGCGCTGACCGGGCTGCCGGCCGGCGGCGGCATCACCGCGGGCGAGCAGCTGTTCAGCTGGGACTAG
- a CDS encoding QcrA and Rieske domain-containing protein yields the protein MTAHSPTRRAVLTTGVAVAGAAAGSVALAACGSGGSSGSSQNTGPAPAAPPGAPLAALADVPVGGAKSVEVDGKPAIVSRPTSTTAVCFSAICTHQGCTVAPEGSKLHCPCHGSTYDALTGAVEKGPAERALAPIAVKVDGGNIVTA from the coding sequence ATGACTGCGCATTCACCCACCCGCCGTGCCGTCCTGACGACCGGGGTCGCCGTGGCCGGTGCGGCCGCCGGCTCCGTGGCCCTCGCCGCCTGCGGCAGCGGCGGCAGCTCCGGAAGCAGCCAGAACACCGGACCGGCCCCCGCCGCCCCGCCCGGTGCCCCCCTCGCGGCGCTCGCCGACGTCCCGGTCGGGGGCGCCAAGTCGGTCGAGGTCGACGGCAAACCGGCGATCGTGTCGCGCCCGACCAGCACCACCGCGGTGTGCTTCAGCGCGATCTGCACCCACCAGGGCTGCACCGTCGCGCCGGAGGGGTCGAAGCTGCACTGCCCGTGTCACGGGTCGACGTACGACGCCCTCACCGGCGCGGTCGAGAAGGGCCCCGCCGAGCGGGCCCTGGCCCCGATCGCCGTCAAGGTCGACGGCGGCAACATCGTGACCGCCTAG
- a CDS encoding sigma-70 family RNA polymerase sigma factor, giving the protein MRALHADHAAALWSYALRLTGGDRARAEDVVQETLLRAWKHPRVLDQTQGSARAWLFTVARRIAIDDWRSAAHRSEVTTDSPPERAAPDDTDRALQGWLVAEALRELSVAHREVLLLCYFQGFSVADAAERLGISPGTVKSRTHYGLRALKLALEEKGVTR; this is encoded by the coding sequence ATGCGGGCGCTGCACGCCGACCACGCGGCCGCGCTCTGGTCCTACGCGCTGCGGCTCACCGGGGGCGACCGGGCCCGGGCCGAGGACGTCGTGCAGGAGACGCTGCTGCGGGCCTGGAAGCACCCGCGGGTGCTGGACCAGACGCAGGGGTCGGCGCGGGCGTGGCTGTTCACGGTGGCGCGCCGGATCGCCATCGACGACTGGCGGTCGGCGGCGCACCGGTCGGAGGTGACCACGGATTCACCCCCGGAACGCGCCGCACCGGACGACACGGACCGGGCGTTGCAGGGGTGGCTGGTCGCCGAGGCGCTGCGGGAGCTGTCCGTGGCCCACCGCGAGGTGCTGTTGCTGTGTTACTTCCAGGGCTTCTCGGTCGCCGACGCGGCCGAGCGGCTCGGGATCTCACCCGGGACGGTCAAGTCCCGGACGCACTACGGACTGCGGGCGTTGAAGCTCGCGCTGGAGGAGAAGGGGGTGACCCGGTGA
- a CDS encoding prepilin peptidase: MNWGIAAALGAAGTSAGAASARLLRRAEAPVPVIAVTAGTGAVWLVFAAAGVSRWLPFVLAALAVPLTAADLRHRRLPDVLTVPAYPLVVAVAPKPLQALAGAAVFGGAHLVAHVLAPHAMGAGDVKLAGALGGALASVGWLALPGAAVLAAFVTAVLAASRHWRDGVPHGPGLLAAATTLVLLRPG; encoded by the coding sequence GTGAACTGGGGAATCGCCGCGGCGCTCGGTGCCGCGGGAACAAGTGCCGGCGCCGCATCGGCCCGCCTGCTCCGCCGGGCGGAGGCGCCGGTGCCGGTCATCGCCGTCACGGCCGGCACCGGCGCGGTGTGGCTGGTGTTCGCCGCGGCGGGGGTGAGCCGGTGGCTGCCGTTCGTCCTGGCGGCGCTCGCGGTGCCGTTGACCGCCGCCGACCTGCGCCATCGGCGGCTGCCGGATGTGCTCACCGTGCCGGCGTACCCGCTCGTCGTCGCGGTGGCGCCGAAGCCGCTCCAGGCGCTGGCCGGGGCCGCGGTCTTCGGCGGCGCGCACCTGGTGGCCCACGTGCTCGCCCCGCACGCGATGGGCGCCGGGGACGTGAAGCTGGCCGGAGCCCTCGGCGGCGCCCTCGCGTCGGTGGGTTGGCTCGCGCTGCCCGGGGCCGCCGTGCTGGCGGCGTTCGTCACGGCGGTCCTGGCCGCGAGCCGCCATTGGCGCGATGGCGTCCCGCACGGGCCCGGCCTCCTCGCCGCGGCCACCACGCTGGTGTTGTTGCGTCCGGGATGA